A single Nitrospiria bacterium DNA region contains:
- a CDS encoding SDR family oxidoreductase has translation MDPEGKAALITGGARIGQAVAIALARRGADVAMTFRSSKSSAEETAKKVQALGVRGVTVRADLTKAADLAAAVKRVAATFGRLDILVNLASIYERAALASLDANVLEKNMAANLESAYLLSLQCAPWMKRRGQGRIIHFSDWIAASGRPRYKAYLPYYVSKAGVIGLTQALALELAPEILVNAVAPGPILPPPDLSARESRAVKRATPLGRWGGPEEIAKAVVFLIETDFVTGECIRVDGGRHLL, from the coding sequence GTGGATCCGGAAGGTAAAGCCGCATTGATCACAGGGGGGGCGAGGATCGGTCAGGCCGTCGCCATCGCGCTGGCCCGCCGCGGGGCCGATGTGGCCATGACCTTTCGTTCCTCGAAGTCCAGCGCCGAGGAGACCGCGAAGAAAGTTCAGGCCCTGGGGGTCCGCGGGGTGACGGTGCGGGCCGATCTGACGAAGGCGGCCGATCTCGCCGCTGCGGTCAAAAGGGTGGCCGCGACGTTCGGCCGGCTGGATATCCTGGTCAACCTGGCCTCGATCTATGAAAGGGCGGCGCTTGCGTCGCTCGATGCCAACGTCTTGGAAAAGAACATGGCGGCGAACCTGGAAAGCGCCTATCTTCTTTCACTTCAGTGCGCGCCGTGGATGAAGCGGCGGGGTCAGGGGCGCATCATTCATTTTTCGGATTGGATCGCGGCCAGCGGCCGGCCTCGGTATAAGGCGTATCTTCCGTACTACGTTTCGAAAGCGGGCGTCATCGGTCTGACTCAGGCGCTGGCCCTGGAATTGGCGCCGGAGATCCTGGTCAATGCGGTCGCGCCGGGACCGATCCTGCCGCCCCCTGATCTGTCGGCCCGGGAGAGCCGTGCGGTCAAACGGGCCACCCCCTTGGGTCGGTGGGGAGGGCCCGAAGAGATCGCGAAGGCGGTTGTCTTTTTGATCGAGACCGACTTCGTCACGGGCGAGTGCATCCGCGTGGACGGGGGACGGCATCTATTGTAG
- a CDS encoding DUF4416 family protein: MGILRPAEPVKLLVGMIAGRPTLFEEVRPFLTARFGPVDLESPVYPWTHTAYYEKELGENLKRQFFFFKPSIPPDTLPDIKRFTNELEQRWLRTTSEGSFRRINLDPGYLAPSKIVLATTKDYAHRIYLRDGIYAEVTLVFQGKSFTPLPHTYPDFRSDEYISFFNEARKRP, encoded by the coding sequence ATGGGAATCCTGAGGCCGGCCGAGCCGGTCAAGCTGCTGGTCGGAATGATCGCCGGAAGGCCGACCTTGTTTGAAGAAGTCCGCCCCTTTCTTACAGCCCGTTTCGGACCGGTCGATCTGGAAAGCCCCGTTTATCCCTGGACCCATACGGCCTATTACGAAAAAGAGTTGGGGGAGAACCTGAAACGCCAATTCTTTTTTTTCAAGCCGTCCATCCCGCCCGATACGCTTCCGGACATCAAACGGTTTACAAACGAGCTCGAGCAACGGTGGCTCCGGACAACGTCCGAAGGAAGCTTCCGGCGGATCAATCTCGATCCGGGGTATCTCGCCCCGTCGAAGATCGTCCTGGCGACGACCAAAGATTATGCCCACCGGATCTATCTCCGGGACGGGATTTACGCAGAAGTCACGCTCGTCTTTCAGGGAAAGAGTTTCACACCCCTCCCCCACACCTATCCGGACTTCCGGTCGGACGAGTACATCTCGTTCTTCAACGAGGCCCGTAAACGTCCCTGA
- a CDS encoding M14 family metallocarboxypeptidase gives MKRTVTKKIRDYREVVQAVDRAIREIPTLRAVALGSVRAGTEQYPVYHLSLKGAKTGNPTSRPVYIGGGIHGDEPGGVWAVLEFLKRYKSLPVLYQRFEFTVLPCTNPFGYEHGTRENAAGIDLNRQFKNPSPPSEVRYVKNAVGDRPFLLAMEFHEDVDTPGFYLYELTQDGHPSWGREMIARIGSNFPINRGEEIEGLPADEGLIHRELADDDFRTMLERRPDWPQAFYHFANSTRRCYTTETPVHLTPGERAEIHLTALDSALQKLWES, from the coding sequence ATGAAACGGACCGTCACCAAGAAAATCCGGGACTACCGGGAAGTGGTTCAGGCCGTCGACCGGGCGATTCGTGAGATCCCGACGCTGCGTGCGGTCGCCTTGGGCTCGGTACGGGCGGGAACGGAACAATACCCTGTTTATCATCTCTCGCTGAAAGGCGCAAAGACGGGCAATCCCACGTCGCGGCCGGTCTATATCGGGGGAGGGATTCACGGGGATGAGCCCGGAGGCGTCTGGGCCGTTCTGGAATTTCTGAAACGTTACAAATCCCTTCCGGTCCTGTACCAACGTTTCGAGTTCACCGTCCTGCCGTGTACGAACCCGTTCGGGTATGAACACGGCACCCGGGAAAACGCCGCGGGGATCGATCTGAACCGGCAGTTCAAGAATCCTTCCCCCCCGTCGGAAGTTCGGTATGTGAAAAATGCGGTCGGCGACCGACCCTTCCTTCTCGCCATGGAATTCCACGAAGACGTCGATACGCCGGGGTTCTATCTCTACGAATTGACGCAGGACGGCCACCCCTCGTGGGGTCGGGAGATGATCGCACGGATCGGCTCGAATTTCCCGATCAACCGCGGCGAAGAGATCGAGGGACTGCCGGCCGACGAAGGTCTGATCCACCGGGAGCTTGCGGATGACGATTTCCGGACGATGCTGGAGCGGCGGCCGGACTGGCCCCAGGCCTTCTACCATTTCGCCAACAGCACCCGGCGCTGCTACACCACCGAGACGCCGGTCCATCTGACGCCCGGGGAGCGCGCCGAGATCCATCTCACGGCGCTCGATTCGGCCCTCCAAAAATTATGGGAATCCTGA
- the ndk gene encoding nucleoside-diphosphate kinase, which yields MLERTLAIIKPDAVSRRLTGEIIKRYEAQGFQIVAMKKIRIAKSQAEGFYYVHRKRPFFDSLATFMAGGPMVVLVLEGEDVIKRHRDLMGATDPKEAGQGTIRGEFGTDIEHNVVHGSDSRESAQFEIGYFFPGLELQL from the coding sequence GTGCTTGAGCGAACATTGGCCATTATCAAGCCGGATGCGGTTTCGCGCCGGCTGACCGGGGAAATCATAAAACGGTACGAGGCCCAGGGATTCCAGATCGTGGCGATGAAAAAGATCCGCATCGCGAAGTCCCAGGCGGAAGGTTTTTATTACGTCCACCGGAAGCGTCCGTTCTTCGATAGTCTGGCGACCTTCATGGCCGGCGGACCGATGGTGGTTCTGGTCCTCGAAGGGGAGGACGTCATTAAACGCCATCGCGACCTCATGGGCGCGACCGATCCGAAGGAGGCGGGCCAGGGAACGATTCGCGGGGAATTCGGCACCGACATCGAGCATAATGTGGTTCACGGCTCGGATTCCCGCGAGTCGGCGCAATTCGAGATCGGATATTTCTTCCCCGGCCTCGAACTTCAATTATAG
- a CDS encoding FAD-dependent oxidoreductase yields MLNTSRRYDVIVIGAGLEGLLCAALLAKRGKQVIVLEEAPTAGGASFRLSKDGYTFVKGPTLFLGFERDGLYDRLLTELGLSLSLLKRENDLFRKTQPQLQIVLPDHRIDCYTEPGEMAGELRREFPDQGQELKSLWSEMERCEEIIRPRMHQAQRTNPSMGRDWINEFRERMRYTSTVRTLRRQRADDFLRPHRLAPEIRRGLELLLLIFNGRTVEEASGLDLVHLLGLLQRDMITISGGIPRLAEQLVKVIQEHHGDVVYRKQAAEIVLRHRATDGIRTVDGQTVQGSCVILNLPWPSASDPSAFQREFKLYFGLAGKAVPLPMKEHLLFLRSYQRPSLSDNFLYLQLNSPQEDWAAPKGQRALQVVGYLPETDRPRQEVLQTLVSAVTAHLTWLMPFSEGVLSFLGDDLGETEAVTRIPLKLAEQIRTPRKVSRDGACYYLTSLKNFYLIPDLGRRPVAALESARSVVELANRVEKNT; encoded by the coding sequence ATGCTGAACACCTCCAGACGCTACGACGTGATCGTCATCGGCGCTGGCCTGGAAGGGCTCCTCTGCGCCGCCCTGCTGGCGAAACGGGGCAAGCAGGTCATTGTCCTTGAGGAAGCGCCGACGGCCGGCGGGGCCTCCTTTCGACTCTCCAAAGACGGATACACCTTTGTCAAGGGACCGACTCTATTCCTGGGATTTGAGCGGGACGGCCTGTATGACCGTCTCCTGACCGAATTGGGTCTCTCGCTCTCCTTGCTCAAGCGCGAGAACGATCTGTTTCGCAAGACCCAGCCGCAACTGCAGATCGTCCTACCGGATCACCGTATCGATTGCTACACGGAGCCGGGCGAGATGGCCGGGGAACTCCGCCGGGAGTTCCCGGACCAGGGCCAGGAACTCAAGTCGCTCTGGTCCGAGATGGAACGATGCGAGGAGATCATCCGTCCGAGGATGCACCAGGCCCAACGGACGAATCCGTCCATGGGAAGGGACTGGATCAACGAATTCCGGGAACGGATGCGGTACACCTCCACGGTCCGGACCCTCCGCCGGCAGCGCGCCGATGATTTTCTGCGTCCGCACCGTCTGGCGCCGGAAATCCGGCGCGGACTGGAGCTGCTCCTTCTCATTTTTAACGGGAGGACGGTGGAGGAGGCCAGCGGCCTGGATCTGGTCCACCTGCTGGGTCTTCTCCAACGCGATATGATCACGATCAGCGGCGGAATTCCCCGTTTGGCCGAACAGCTCGTCAAGGTGATTCAGGAACATCACGGGGACGTCGTCTATCGGAAGCAGGCCGCCGAAATCGTTCTTCGCCATCGGGCCACGGATGGAATTCGGACCGTCGACGGCCAGACCGTTCAAGGAAGCTGCGTGATCCTGAACCTTCCTTGGCCGTCGGCTTCCGATCCGTCGGCCTTTCAGAGGGAATTTAAACTGTACTTCGGTTTGGCCGGAAAGGCCGTCCCCTTGCCCATGAAGGAACATCTTCTCTTCCTTCGATCGTACCAGCGGCCTTCACTGTCCGATAATTTTTTATACCTTCAATTGAATTCGCCTCAGGAAGATTGGGCCGCGCCCAAGGGTCAGCGGGCGCTTCAGGTCGTCGGGTATCTTCCGGAGACCGATCGACCGCGGCAGGAGGTTCTGCAGACCCTGGTGTCTGCAGTCACCGCTCATTTGACCTGGCTGATGCCGTTTTCCGAGGGGGTCCTGTCCTTTTTGGGGGACGACCTCGGCGAGACGGAGGCCGTAACCCGGATTCCCCTCAAGCTGGCGGAGCAAATCCGAACCCCCCGGAAGGTGTCGCGGGATGGGGCTTGCTACTACCTGACCTCACTCAAAAACTTCTATTTGATTCCGGACTTGGGGCGTCGCCCCGTCGCCGCCCTGGAATCGGCCCGCTCGGTGGTGGAGTTGGCCAATCGGGTGGAAAAAAATACCTGA
- the bamD gene encoding outer membrane protein assembly factor BamD, whose translation MARIGLVRMGFCLTVCLAVADCAAPRPPAVIPPPIPSVQLEAFEEGMKAYEQEDYGKAVRQFQAVILRFPGSPLLAEAQWMIGKSYESANEFERAAREYRAFIDNFPKSAHRYEAGLRLDFLDEVLQRQRGKKPFRRYVGVALPGDPEKTGGRWEKVLADVPIEGARVVVIQGFGAGGVYFKTNQAAVVRETVADAVRAAHQRGFKVWVRIPVRHLPWFKVPDQERDLRYDPVRKRLTPTDALDFFNPSTLERLEQFDLDLAATGMDGFVMDEDPLIGPWEGLSPKARAAFDLDFGEGLEPERLIAPAGPSGRKISAPEISGTPLFWKWTGWKNRQIVGHLAEVIKTVRDRYPLVDWVRVVPVSALTQPQVALARSGIDVLEEKMHGIDYFAIPVSTDSGTDNPLLVLDRMVDLIGDPKRVIALIPMTQAPWAVSHIGEFQGAGLLFSEAAEAPKTPLTRRRH comes from the coding sequence GTGGCGAGAATTGGTCTCGTTCGGATGGGCTTCTGTCTTACCGTTTGTCTGGCCGTCGCGGACTGCGCGGCGCCACGGCCGCCGGCCGTTATCCCGCCCCCCATCCCGTCCGTTCAGCTCGAGGCGTTCGAGGAGGGAATGAAGGCCTACGAGCAGGAGGACTATGGTAAAGCTGTCCGACAGTTTCAGGCCGTGATCCTCCGCTTTCCAGGATCCCCGTTGCTGGCGGAAGCTCAGTGGATGATCGGGAAGTCCTACGAATCCGCCAATGAGTTTGAACGCGCGGCCAGGGAGTACCGGGCCTTCATCGACAATTTCCCAAAATCCGCCCACCGGTACGAAGCCGGGTTGCGCCTCGACTTTCTGGATGAGGTTCTGCAACGGCAAAGGGGGAAAAAACCCTTCCGACGGTATGTGGGCGTGGCCCTGCCCGGCGATCCGGAAAAGACGGGCGGCCGATGGGAAAAAGTCCTTGCCGACGTCCCGATCGAAGGGGCCCGCGTGGTTGTGATTCAGGGGTTTGGGGCCGGCGGGGTGTATTTCAAAACGAATCAAGCCGCCGTGGTCCGTGAGACGGTGGCGGATGCGGTGCGGGCGGCTCATCAGCGCGGATTCAAGGTCTGGGTTCGTATTCCCGTGCGGCATCTTCCTTGGTTCAAGGTTCCGGATCAGGAACGCGACCTCCGCTATGACCCCGTCCGAAAACGGCTGACTCCGACGGATGCACTGGATTTCTTCAATCCCTCGACGCTGGAGCGTCTGGAACAATTCGATTTGGATCTGGCGGCCACGGGCATGGACGGCTTCGTGATGGATGAGGATCCGCTGATCGGCCCTTGGGAGGGTCTCAGTCCGAAGGCCCGGGCTGCTTTTGATCTGGATTTTGGCGAAGGCCTGGAGCCCGAACGGCTTATCGCGCCGGCGGGGCCGTCCGGCCGAAAAATTTCCGCGCCGGAGATATCCGGAACCCCGTTGTTCTGGAAATGGACCGGTTGGAAAAACCGCCAAATCGTCGGCCACCTGGCCGAGGTGATCAAGACGGTGCGGGACCGCTATCCCCTGGTGGATTGGGTCCGCGTTGTGCCGGTTTCGGCCCTCACGCAGCCTCAGGTGGCCTTGGCCCGATCGGGCATCGATGTTCTGGAAGAAAAAATGCACGGGATCGACTATTTCGCGATCCCGGTATCCACCGACTCCGGGACCGACAATCCGTTGCTTGTCCTGGATCGGATGGTGGACCTGATCGGCGATCCCAAGCGGGTGATCGCCCTGATTCCCATGACGCAAGCGCCATGGGCCGTGTCGCATATTGGCGAGTTCCAGGGGGCGGGGCTCCTGTTTTCCGAAGCCGCTGAAGCGCCGAAGACTCCCTTGACAAGACGGCGTCACTAA